One genomic window of Wolbachia endosymbiont (group B) of Eucosma cana includes the following:
- a CDS encoding TolC family protein produces MFRLIIIFVIAFSAIDCYAIDLEEAISKAIKNSSKIKSQFYQYKSAEKQLKSSGLAGFLPDINLQYNFDSNFNIINGLQNSGKRLTLSQRIIDGGGTFATFSRSNHLLKAAKIRFQQSKQEVALSAVKAYVNVLQKAEILKLGEHKERVSLEHLSAMKKRFSLGEVTNAEVLFAKAKFSSSISKRVDAEGELKLANIAYYHLIGEDADNLHETNGKLPSIPELNECLQLAKTNNLSLKAAIYKKRAAGMEVIAESSKWLPSLNLSASKNFGKDNIKLDTLLENVNVVFTLDIPIFKRGVNVFGVSRAKMDAKQSTYDYYEAVKNIEQAVINAWNNVLTAKAIIKASQEAEKAAALALEGVAQEVNLNLKSTIDLLDTEDELFKARSDLIQAKSNYVISVYNLLFMINSINL; encoded by the coding sequence ATGTTTCGATTGATTATTATATTTGTAATCGCTTTTAGTGCTATAGATTGCTATGCAATTGATTTGGAGGAAGCTATAAGCAAAGCTATCAAAAACAGCTCAAAAATAAAGTCTCAATTTTACCAATATAAGAGTGCTGAAAAACAACTAAAATCTTCTGGATTGGCTGGGTTTTTACCTGACATCAATTTACAATATAATTTCGATAGTAATTTTAATATTATTAACGGTCTACAAAACTCTGGAAAACGTCTAACATTAAGTCAAAGAATAATAGATGGTGGTGGCACTTTTGCTACATTCAGCCGATCAAATCATCTTCTTAAAGCAGCAAAAATTAGATTTCAGCAATCTAAGCAAGAAGTTGCACTCAGCGCTGTGAAAGCATATGTTAATGTTTTACAAAAGGCAGAAATATTAAAACTGGGGGAACATAAAGAACGTGTTTCTTTAGAACATTTGTCAGCTATGAAAAAACGCTTTTCTCTTGGAGAAGTTACTAATGCTGAGGTTTTGTTCGCAAAAGCAAAATTTTCATCTTCTATATCCAAAAGAGTTGATGCTGAAGGTGAATTAAAGCTCGCTAATATTGCTTACTATCATTTAATTGGTGAAGATGCTGATAATCTTCACGAGACTAATGGTAAACTACCTTCTATACCAGAATTAAATGAATGTTTACAGTTAGCAAAAACCAACAACTTGTCCCTAAAAGCAGCTATTTATAAAAAAAGAGCTGCTGGAATGGAAGTGATTGCTGAAAGTTCCAAGTGGCTTCCTTCTTTGAATCTAAGCGCAAGTAAAAATTTTGGAAAGGACAATATAAAATTAGACACGTTACTAGAAAATGTGAATGTTGTCTTTACTCTTGATATTCCGATCTTTAAAAGAGGAGTTAATGTTTTTGGTGTTAGTAGAGCTAAAATGGATGCAAAACAATCCACTTACGATTATTACGAAGCAGTAAAAAATATAGAACAAGCAGTTATAAATGCTTGGAATAACGTGCTGACAGCAAAAGCTATTATTAAAGCAAGTCAAGAAGCAGAAAAAGCAGCAGCTTTAGCATTGGAAGGAGTTGCGCAAGAAGTAAACTTAAATTTAAAGAGCACAATTGATCTTTTGGATACTGAAGATGAACTATTTAAAGCACGTTCCGATCTAATTCAGGCAAAAAGCAATTATGTAATTAGTGTTTACAACTTGCTTTTTATGATAAATAGTATAAACCTTTAA
- a CDS encoding lysine--tRNA ligase, translating into MNSTLGKITNLTLTMTNWPFQEAEKILQEFPNKKEITFETGYGPSGLPHIGTFGEVFRTTVIANALKKIAPSIKTKIIAVSDDMDGLRKIPDNVPNQEMLRENLNKPLTMIPDPFGTHESYGHHMNSLLCKFLDLFEFEYEFRSATECYRSGVYDEKLLLLLKNYDRVMEVMLPSFREERQQTYSPFLPICPKTSQVLQVPVIERNTDKGTIKYKEANGEEIEVPVTKGRCKLQWKPDWGMRWAAFGVNYEAHGKDLTPSAVLSSQICKILGEKPPLLFCYELFLDKEGKKISKSKGNGISIEEWLTYAPTESLALYIFQSPRKAKRLYFDVIPKSTDEYLEFVKRYNESKEKDVNSPVWHIHQGKVPNVETSGINFSLLLNLAAACNAENKEILWGFISTYAPNVTPESNKMLDRLSDFAVRYYHDFIKPTKAYKASNEKEKEALLDLKSNLHSLPITATAEEIQSQVFSIGKKHNYNNLRDWFQLLYETLLGQKTGPRMGSFIKLYGIDNTISLIESATERTL; encoded by the coding sequence ATGAATAGCACTTTAGGTAAGATAACCAATTTAACTCTAACGATGACAAACTGGCCATTTCAAGAAGCAGAAAAAATACTACAAGAATTCCCTAATAAAAAAGAGATAACATTTGAGACTGGATATGGGCCATCAGGTTTGCCACATATTGGTACTTTTGGGGAAGTTTTTCGTACCACAGTTATTGCAAACGCTCTAAAAAAAATAGCTCCTAGTATAAAAACCAAAATCATTGCAGTTTCCGACGATATGGATGGTTTGCGAAAAATACCAGATAATGTACCAAATCAGGAAATGCTAAGAGAGAATCTGAACAAGCCATTAACCATGATACCTGACCCATTTGGCACTCATGAGAGTTATGGCCATCATATGAATTCATTGCTGTGCAAATTCCTTGATTTATTTGAGTTTGAATACGAATTTAGAAGCGCTACAGAGTGTTATAGATCTGGTGTTTACGATGAAAAGCTCTTACTCTTGCTGAAAAATTACGACAGAGTAATGGAGGTAATGCTTCCATCATTCCGGGAAGAAAGGCAGCAGACTTACAGTCCATTCTTGCCGATATGCCCAAAAACTTCTCAAGTTCTACAAGTTCCAGTAATTGAAAGAAATACAGATAAAGGAACAATCAAATATAAAGAAGCAAATGGAGAAGAAATAGAAGTTCCAGTAACAAAAGGCAGATGCAAATTGCAATGGAAACCTGATTGGGGAATGAGATGGGCTGCATTCGGAGTTAATTACGAAGCTCATGGAAAGGATTTGACTCCATCTGCTGTGCTTTCAAGTCAAATATGTAAAATACTTGGAGAAAAGCCACCGCTTTTGTTTTGCTATGAGTTATTTCTTGATAAAGAAGGAAAGAAGATATCAAAATCAAAAGGAAATGGTATTTCAATTGAGGAGTGGCTAACTTACGCACCCACAGAGAGTTTAGCGTTATACATCTTTCAGAGCCCTAGAAAAGCTAAACGTTTATATTTTGATGTGATACCAAAATCAACTGATGAATATTTGGAGTTTGTTAAGCGTTATAATGAAAGTAAAGAAAAGGATGTAAACAGTCCTGTATGGCACATCCATCAAGGTAAAGTTCCAAACGTAGAAACTTCAGGCATAAATTTTTCGTTACTTTTAAACCTGGCAGCAGCTTGTAATGCTGAAAATAAAGAGATTCTTTGGGGTTTTATATCAACTTATGCACCAAACGTTACACCAGAAAGCAACAAAATGCTAGATAGGCTTTCGGATTTTGCAGTTAGGTATTATCACGACTTTATCAAGCCAACAAAAGCGTATAAAGCTTCAAACGAAAAAGAGAAAGAAGCGTTACTAGATTTAAAGAGCAACCTACATTCCCTGCCTATTACAGCCACTGCTGAAGAGATTCAATCTCAGGTTTTCTCCATCGGAAAAAAACATAATTACAATAACTTACGCGATTGGTTTCAGTTGCTATATGAAACGCTGCTTGGCCAAAAAACCGGTCCTAGAATGGGATCTTTTATAAAGCTTTATGGGATAGATAATACAATCTCTCTTATAGAAAGTGCTACTGAACGTACACTTTAG
- a CDS encoding RlmE family RNA methyltransferase, which yields MNDQYVQKTNKDGYRSRSAYKLIEIDDKFKLLQQGQKIIDLGAFPGGWSQVASKKGASVIAVDIKPINAISGVECIQCDIISELEILREKFKDHKFDVILSDMAPESCGLKSLDHIRIMLLCEAALNFAKHFLNHDGKFVVKIFQGESDKDFCNELKKMFKTVRYFKPKSSRSESTEMYLVSLGFIGGNYSV from the coding sequence TTGAATGATCAGTATGTGCAAAAAACCAATAAGGACGGTTATAGATCGCGCTCGGCATATAAGTTAATAGAAATAGACGATAAATTTAAACTACTCCAACAAGGGCAAAAAATTATTGATCTTGGCGCTTTTCCTGGTGGGTGGTCACAAGTTGCATCTAAGAAAGGAGCGAGTGTGATTGCTGTTGACATAAAACCAATAAACGCAATTAGTGGAGTAGAGTGTATACAGTGTGATATTATCAGCGAACTTGAAATTTTAAGAGAAAAATTCAAGGATCACAAATTTGATGTAATTTTATCTGATATGGCACCAGAATCTTGCGGTTTAAAATCGTTAGATCATATCAGAATTATGCTTTTATGCGAAGCAGCGCTCAATTTTGCAAAGCATTTTTTGAATCATGATGGCAAGTTCGTAGTAAAAATTTTTCAAGGAGAATCTGATAAAGATTTCTGCAATGAGCTAAAAAAAATGTTCAAAACAGTAAGATACTTCAAACCAAAGTCAAGTAGATCTGAATCTACAGAAATGTATTTGGTCAGCTTAGGCTTTATTGGTGGCAACTATTCTGTATAG
- a CDS encoding type IV secretion system protein VirB3, giving the protein MSTGNIQTDQLFKGLTRPAMLFGVSYMFAILNVLICMLIFINTNDLRVILLMLPGIHGLGYIASAKEPLFIELFMVKLGKCSKCLNRFYHGANSYDIT; this is encoded by the coding sequence ATGTCCACAGGTAATATACAAACGGATCAATTATTTAAAGGTCTTACAAGACCTGCGATGCTTTTTGGTGTGAGTTATATGTTTGCAATATTAAACGTTTTAATTTGCATGCTAATTTTCATTAACACAAATGATCTTAGAGTAATTCTCCTGATGTTACCAGGGATACATGGACTTGGCTATATAGCTTCTGCAAAGGAACCGTTGTTTATTGAGTTATTTATGGTAAAATTGGGAAAATGCTCCAAATGTTTAAATCGGTTTTATCATGGAGCCAATTCTTATGACATTACTTGA
- a CDS encoding VirB4 family type IV secretion/conjugal transfer ATPase: MLRFRAIQSKNKSILSREVHAAEFIPYSCYWNSTTLMTKQNWLVKFIKLNGFAFETADDEDLAIQNNIRNQMLRSISSPAFSLYFHTIRRKKNIFSDEFASQSLPNFFANHVNLKWREKHATRQSFINDLYITIIRRADTKGVEFLSHLLKKFGHVTSKHAWESDMRDTYEDLEETTNRIVTSFRNYSPKVLGVKETPNGLFCEIMEFLSRIVNCGFVTNTLFPLKTEISRYLPVHRLFFGHKMIQVVTHNESKYAGIVSIKEYGNNTSAGMLDSFLQLPYEFIITQSFQFTNRQMAIAKMQIQQNRMIQSADKAISQIAEISHALDDAMSGKIAFGAHHLTILCIEKSPKSLDNALSLVESELSNCGVYPVRERVNLEPAFWAQIPGNFDYIVRKGTISSLNLAGFASQHNYPTGKKFDNHWGDAVTVFDTTSGTPFFFNFHIRDVGHTMIIGPTGAGKTVLMNFLCAQAMKFSPRIFFFDKDRGAEIFLRALGGIYTIIEPRTKTNFNPLQLDDTPDNKTFLMEWIKSLILVYNDKFTSEDIARINDAIEGNFKLKKEDRFLRNLVPFLGLAGPDTLAGAISMWHDDGSHAAIFDNKEDLLDFSKARVFGFEMASLLKDPVALGPVLIYLFHRISISLDGTPSIIVLDEAWALIDNPVFAPKIKDWLKVLRKLNAFVVFATQSIEDASKSAISDTLVQQTATQIFLPNLKATSVYRDVFMLTEREYILIKHTDPSTRFFLVKQGVNAVVARIDLKDLDDVVNVLSGRAESVLLLHDILKEVGDDPKMWLPVFYQKVKNV, encoded by the coding sequence ATGTTGAGATTTAGAGCTATTCAATCAAAGAATAAATCTATTCTAAGTAGGGAGGTTCACGCTGCTGAATTTATACCTTATTCTTGCTATTGGAATAGTACAACCTTGATGACAAAGCAGAATTGGTTAGTTAAATTTATAAAATTAAATGGCTTTGCGTTTGAAACGGCCGATGATGAAGACTTGGCGATACAAAATAATATCAGAAATCAGATGCTAAGAAGTATTTCATCTCCAGCATTTAGTTTATACTTTCATACCATCAGGCGTAAGAAGAATATCTTTTCTGATGAATTTGCAAGCCAGAGTTTACCAAATTTTTTTGCTAACCATGTAAATCTAAAATGGAGAGAAAAACACGCAACTAGGCAATCTTTTATTAATGATTTATACATTACGATTATTCGTAGGGCAGACACAAAAGGAGTAGAATTTTTATCACATCTACTGAAAAAATTTGGGCATGTAACTTCAAAACATGCTTGGGAAAGTGATATGCGTGATACCTATGAAGATTTAGAGGAAACAACAAATCGTATAGTAACAAGCTTTAGGAATTATTCGCCTAAAGTCCTTGGAGTAAAAGAAACTCCAAACGGACTGTTTTGTGAAATAATGGAGTTTCTGTCTAGAATTGTAAATTGTGGCTTTGTTACAAACACGCTCTTTCCACTAAAAACTGAAATATCAAGATACTTACCAGTTCATAGGTTATTTTTTGGCCATAAGATGATACAGGTTGTGACTCATAATGAAAGTAAATATGCTGGAATAGTTAGTATCAAAGAATATGGAAATAATACTTCTGCAGGAATGCTTGATTCTTTTTTACAACTTCCTTATGAATTTATTATCACGCAGTCTTTTCAATTTACAAATAGGCAAATGGCAATTGCGAAAATGCAGATACAGCAAAATCGTATGATACAATCTGCAGATAAAGCTATTTCTCAAATAGCAGAAATTTCTCATGCACTTGATGATGCAATGAGTGGTAAGATTGCGTTTGGTGCACACCATTTAACTATCTTATGTATAGAAAAAAGCCCTAAATCATTAGATAATGCTTTATCATTGGTTGAATCAGAGCTTTCTAATTGTGGTGTTTATCCTGTTCGTGAGAGGGTTAATCTAGAGCCAGCATTTTGGGCGCAAATTCCTGGTAATTTCGATTATATAGTAAGAAAAGGTACAATAAGTAGTCTTAATTTGGCCGGTTTTGCATCTCAACATAATTATCCTACTGGTAAAAAATTCGATAACCACTGGGGAGATGCTGTTACAGTTTTTGATACAACATCTGGCACTCCATTTTTCTTCAACTTTCATATAAGGGATGTTGGACATACTATGATAATTGGGCCAACAGGTGCTGGTAAAACTGTTTTAATGAATTTTTTATGTGCTCAAGCAATGAAATTTTCTCCAAGAATATTCTTTTTTGATAAAGATCGCGGTGCAGAAATTTTTTTAAGAGCACTTGGTGGTATCTATACTATAATAGAACCAAGAACTAAGACAAATTTTAATCCTCTACAACTTGATGATACTCCTGATAATAAAACATTTTTGATGGAATGGATAAAATCTTTAATTTTAGTGTACAACGATAAATTCACTTCAGAAGATATTGCTAGAATTAATGATGCAATTGAGGGAAATTTTAAATTAAAAAAAGAAGACAGATTTTTGAGAAATCTCGTACCATTTTTAGGACTTGCGGGCCCTGATACTCTAGCTGGAGCAATATCTATGTGGCATGATGATGGCTCTCATGCTGCAATATTTGACAATAAAGAAGATTTGCTAGATTTTTCAAAAGCAAGAGTGTTTGGCTTTGAAATGGCTAGCTTGCTAAAAGATCCTGTTGCTCTTGGACCGGTCTTGATTTATTTGTTTCATAGGATTAGTATATCGCTTGATGGTACTCCATCTATTATTGTTCTTGATGAAGCATGGGCGTTAATAGATAATCCAGTTTTTGCACCTAAGATAAAAGACTGGTTGAAAGTGCTGAGAAAGTTAAATGCTTTTGTAGTTTTTGCTACTCAGAGTATTGAAGATGCAAGTAAAAGTGCTATTAGTGATACACTTGTACAGCAGACAGCAACACAAATTTTTTTGCCAAATCTGAAAGCTACTAGTGTCTATCGAGATGTTTTTATGTTAACTGAACGTGAGTACATACTGATCAAACACACAGATCCAAGTACTAGATTCTTTTTAGTAAAGCAGGGAGTTAATGCTGTAGTAGCTAGAATAGATCTGAAAGATTTGGATGATGTGGTTAACGTGTTATCTGGACGTGCAGAAAGTGTCCTATTGTTACATGATATACTGAAAGAAGTCGGAGATGATCCAAAGATGTGGTTGCCTGTGTTTTATCAAAAGGTGAAAAATGTTTAA
- a CDS encoding IS630 family transposase (programmed frameshift) — protein sequence MALRSKLLDEEVVKSAKEMLKKVRNNAYVSKKLNAVIAAKKYSITSVAKIYCISRKALTSWIKLLKFGREEKLFAPRSRRRKTKLNQAQLQQIEAWIEENPNITIKEMRIRIQEKFDLNISKSTVHRHMQKMKFSYITPRPVHNVQDKSKQEEFKKNLNEVIGKYPEKELFFFDESRFGTHSKVGHGWFKKGTRTRVKIKLGRHNFYLYSAVNPKNGESFSLFAPNVNTDCMNIFLEQMLQYLGTREAVLVMDCASWHKSKNLKVPKNIEIIYLPPYSPELNPVERLWLYIKQNILRNKIYSTIALLESTLCKFLTSLATSTIKQLCSVSYLTPQQ from the exons ATGGCACTCAGATCAAAATTATTGGATGAAGAAGTAGTAAAATCAGCAAAAGAGATGCTGAAGAAAGTAAGGAATAATGCATATGTTTCAAAAAAACTAAACGCTGTAATTGCAGCAAAAAAGTACAGTATAACGTCTGTAGCAAAAATATATTGCATTTCAAGAAAGGCACTAACTTCGTGGATAAAACTCTTGAAATTTGGCAGAGAAGAAAAACTGTTTGCTCCTCGATCACGCCGAAGAAAAACTAAATTAAATCAGGCTCAACTACAGCAAATTGAAGCATGGATAGAAGAAAACCCTAATATTACCATTAAAGAAATGAGAATAAGAATACAGGAAAAGTTCGACTTAAATATTAGCAAATCTACAGTACACCGCCATATGCAAAAGATGAAATTTTCATATATTACACCAAGACCAGTACACAACGTACAAGATAAAAGTAAACAAGAGGAATTC AAAAAAAATCTCAATGAAGTTATTGGAAAGTATCCTGAAAAAGAGCTATTTTTCTTTGATGAATCAAGGTTTGGCACACATTCGAAAGTTGGGCATGGATGGTTTAAAAAAGGTACTAGAACTCGGGTTAAAATAAAGTTAGGTAGGCATAATTTTTATCTCTACAGTGCAGTTAATCCTAAAAATGGAGAGAGTTTTAGCTTATTTGCACCAAATGTTAACACTGATTGCATGAATATATTTCTTGAGCAAATGTTGCAATATCTAGGGACAAGAGAAGCTGTTCTTGTTATGGACTGTGCTAGTTGGCATAAGTCAAAAAATTTAAAGGTACCTAAAAACATTGAGATTATATACCTACCTCCATATTCACCTGAACTTAATCCTGTTGAGAGGCTTTGGTTATATATAAAACAGAACATTTTGCGCAATAAAATATACAGTACTATTGCTTTGCTTGAGAGCACTTTATGCAAATTTCTTACCTCTCTTGCTACTTCTACAATTAAACAACTCTGCTCTGTTTCCTATTTGACTCCACAACAATGA
- the rplM gene encoding 50S ribosomal protein L13, translating into MKTFFLKEKQVDKKWLVIDAEGLVVGRLAAFVAALLRGKHKPEYTPHMDCGDNVIIVNAEKVHFTGKKLKDKIYYRHTGYSGGLKKTTPDNILNGKFPERVIKMAVKRMLDDGPMARRRFENLYVYSGSEHKHQGQQPEKIDFASLNRKNKK; encoded by the coding sequence ATGAAAACTTTTTTCTTAAAAGAGAAACAAGTCGACAAAAAATGGCTTGTTATAGATGCAGAAGGATTAGTAGTAGGAAGGCTTGCAGCGTTTGTAGCAGCGCTATTGCGTGGAAAGCATAAGCCTGAATACACACCTCATATGGATTGTGGAGATAATGTAATTATTGTTAATGCAGAAAAGGTACATTTTACCGGAAAGAAACTTAAAGATAAAATCTACTATAGGCATACAGGTTATTCTGGTGGTTTAAAGAAAACTACTCCAGATAATATTTTAAATGGCAAATTCCCTGAGCGTGTGATAAAAATGGCAGTAAAAAGAATGCTTGATGATGGTCCTATGGCACGCAGACGGTTTGAAAATTTGTATGTTTATTCTGGTTCAGAACATAAGCATCAAGGACAGCAACCTGAAAAAATAGATTTTGCCTCTTTAAATCGTAAAAATAAGAAATAA
- a CDS encoding PopZ family protein encodes MSDNQSVKDILEDIKKAISGKNPSGDRAEIIDEDDEVLCLEEEYLEEIEKDVDDKKENSEEENDCQSEKMNNQFNSYNSEEKNLYDNIQMSNNKVSYQEQSNEHLVLKENMEEIKTLLEKMQSELRHKQQKRADLTVEELVVSLLKPQLSEWLNKYLHALVKEVVEKELKDIINNK; translated from the coding sequence ATGAGCGATAATCAATCTGTAAAAGATATACTAGAAGATATAAAAAAAGCTATATCGGGTAAAAATCCAAGTGGCGATAGAGCAGAAATAATAGATGAAGATGATGAAGTATTATGCCTTGAAGAGGAATACCTAGAAGAAATTGAAAAAGATGTTGATGATAAAAAGGAAAATAGTGAAGAAGAGAACGATTGCCAAAGTGAGAAAATGAATAACCAATTTAATAGTTACAACTCAGAAGAGAAAAATTTGTATGATAATATCCAAATGAGTAATAACAAAGTGAGCTATCAAGAACAAAGTAACGAGCATTTAGTTTTAAAAGAAAATATGGAGGAAATTAAAACATTGCTTGAAAAGATGCAAAGCGAACTACGGCATAAACAACAAAAAAGAGCGGATCTTACTGTTGAAGAATTAGTTGTATCTCTTTTAAAACCTCAGCTTTCAGAGTGGCTGAATAAGTATCTACATGCATTGGTAAAAGAAGTAGTTGAAAAAGAGCTCAAAGATATAATCAATAATAAGTAG
- a CDS encoding type IV secretion system protein, translating into MFKTKLSLLLVAIFLLNIDFLLSYPVFADTVSGTDKTEFVSRFNSTGSFSRASNPDCKAFETAAAVAGIAIAIGAIFTGIVLIVSSAGLFTALVIVGMIAAIVGVWKAVGGLIVCQHSFVRHPVAYDNDGRYKNFKLKDTGYSGDTDKNYRTEDEYFSALQKRSGKDGKQTEKDILNFTDWDVVNVDREHYYWPKNGVQYSEYIEVCHRNPLTFGNLFKTNDFNFRGEDGYIDFDIREKDTGYESGSWSPKVDGDLECKVLKAGQSEDIYGSTFRALRKMGRLCVELAEVRAAGTAWPQGIDIGCTELPPDPIAPMCEQSVILFKNKDGTGGEERSFINRDDDYKTLIRKKEKEGKIFVGYDNKSCFSSYVSEACYNQAGSKSLSPIPITSMIVQCIKESLDNLVAGIDSSGNLLTDKNGHAKGSFLSVAQGRLKNTVTAVLVLALILFSIKVMSGGVRSPQEMYMLIIKFALVIYFTTGSTMSHYYGELTKLSNGLSEIVLKASSESKNICNYESGTDYEYDRAGKRVSYSYLAPWDRLDCRILFYLGAPLDGIGGKIGTGGVATLAVLLGAAPVLLVAGSVIGIIFAGGQILVALVCIFMAILMMMVILWMCYVFILSLVALSVIIILSPLFIPMVLFQHTKGYFDGWLKELITYSLYPVILFAFLSFMFIACDKIYFKNLNFKLDESYKNEQPDKSYEKKQAEISYSKKKQWFKLKDGECDKNETTLACMMQNYSFKKSSILGLFDFTYMEFGSSLIGELLKLCLVLFLFYHFLNVLPGMAAELAGNHRAALGSGSTPAQMVNKALSAAKAAAGGAGQVAAAAVNKARGAIGGGGDDNKGSGSSSSESIKSGGE; encoded by the coding sequence ATGTTTAAAACTAAACTGTCATTACTGTTAGTTGCGATATTTTTGTTAAATATAGATTTTTTGCTCTCATATCCAGTGTTTGCAGATACAGTAAGTGGTACTGACAAAACGGAATTTGTTAGCAGATTTAATTCTACTGGCAGCTTTAGTCGTGCTTCTAATCCTGACTGTAAGGCGTTTGAAACAGCTGCAGCAGTTGCTGGGATAGCAATTGCTATTGGTGCAATATTTACTGGTATTGTTTTGATTGTCTCTTCTGCTGGTTTATTTACTGCTCTTGTTATCGTTGGAATGATAGCTGCAATTGTTGGAGTCTGGAAGGCAGTGGGGGGACTTATTGTTTGTCAGCATAGTTTTGTTAGGCATCCAGTTGCATACGATAATGATGGGAGATATAAAAATTTTAAACTAAAAGACACAGGTTATAGTGGTGACACAGATAAAAATTATCGAACAGAAGATGAATATTTTTCTGCATTACAGAAAAGATCAGGAAAAGATGGAAAACAAACAGAGAAAGATATTTTAAACTTTACTGATTGGGATGTTGTGAATGTTGATAGGGAACACTACTACTGGCCAAAAAATGGTGTGCAATATAGTGAATACATAGAAGTATGTCATCGCAATCCTTTAACATTTGGCAACCTTTTCAAGACGAATGACTTTAATTTCAGAGGGGAAGATGGATACATAGACTTTGATATCAGAGAGAAAGATACTGGATATGAAAGTGGGTCATGGTCTCCGAAGGTTGATGGCGATCTAGAATGTAAAGTGCTTAAAGCTGGACAGAGCGAAGACATATATGGATCAACGTTCAGGGCACTGAGAAAAATGGGTAGGTTATGTGTGGAATTGGCTGAAGTTAGGGCAGCTGGAACTGCTTGGCCGCAAGGAATTGATATAGGATGCACGGAATTACCACCTGATCCGATTGCTCCTATGTGTGAACAATCTGTGATATTATTCAAAAATAAAGATGGTACAGGTGGTGAAGAAAGGAGTTTTATCAACAGGGATGACGATTATAAAACTCTTATCAGGAAAAAAGAAAAAGAAGGAAAAATTTTTGTAGGTTATGACAATAAAAGCTGTTTTAGCTCGTATGTCTCTGAAGCTTGCTACAATCAAGCGGGAAGTAAGTCATTATCTCCTATTCCCATAACTTCTATGATAGTGCAATGTATTAAGGAGTCGTTAGATAATTTAGTGGCAGGTATTGATTCAAGTGGTAACTTACTTACAGACAAAAATGGACATGCTAAGGGTAGTTTTTTGTCTGTAGCACAAGGAAGGTTGAAAAATACTGTAACTGCTGTTCTAGTTTTAGCTTTAATACTGTTCTCTATAAAAGTTATGTCTGGTGGAGTGCGTAGTCCGCAAGAAATGTACATGTTGATCATTAAATTCGCTTTAGTGATTTACTTTACGACAGGTAGCACTATGTCTCATTATTACGGGGAATTAACAAAGCTTTCAAATGGTTTGTCAGAGATAGTGCTTAAAGCGTCATCTGAAAGTAAAAATATATGTAATTATGAGTCAGGTACAGATTATGAATACGATCGCGCAGGAAAGAGGGTATCCTACAGTTATCTTGCACCTTGGGATAGGCTTGATTGCAGAATTTTATTTTATTTAGGTGCCCCTTTAGATGGAATTGGTGGCAAAATTGGTACTGGAGGTGTTGCAACGTTAGCGGTTTTGCTTGGCGCTGCTCCTGTCTTGTTAGTTGCAGGTTCGGTGATTGGTATTATTTTCGCTGGTGGACAGATCTTAGTAGCTCTTGTCTGTATATTTATGGCCATTTTGATGATGATGGTTATTTTGTGGATGTGCTATGTATTTATCTTATCTTTAGTTGCGCTTAGTGTAATTATCATCTTATCGCCTTTATTCATTCCTATGGTTTTGTTTCAACATACTAAGGGATATTTTGATGGTTGGCTAAAAGAGTTAATTACCTACAGTTTATACCCAGTTATCCTTTTTGCGTTTTTATCCTTTATGTTCATAGCATGTGATAAAATCTATTTTAAAAATTTAAATTTTAAACTGGACGAGTCATATAAAAATGAACAACCAGACAAGTCATATGAAAAGAAACAAGCAGAAATCTCATATAGTAAGAAAAAACAGTGGTTTAAATTGAAAGATGGGGAATGTGATAAAAATGAAACTACTCTCGCATGTATGATGCAAAATTATAGCTTTAAAAAGAGCAGCATACTTGGTCTATTCGACTTTACATACATGGAGTTTGGCAGCTCTCTAATCGGAGAATTATTAAAATTGTGTTTAGTATTATTCCTCTTTTACCACTTTTTAAACGTTCTTCCCGGCATGGCTGCTGAGCTTGCTGGTAATCACAGAGCAGCACTTGGTTCAGGTAGCACTCCTGCACAAATGGTGAATAAAGCTTTATCTGCTGCCAAAGCTGCTGCTGGAGGTGCTGGTCAAGTTGCTGCTGCGGCTGTAAATAAGGCAAGAGGGGCTATTGGAGGAGGTGGAGATGATAATAAGGGATCGGGATCTTCCTCTAGTGAATCTATAAAATCAGGTGGAGAGTGA